A stretch of the Bartonella henselae str. Houston-1 genome encodes the following:
- a CDS encoding efflux RND transporter periplasmic adaptor subunit, whose protein sequence is MEFSKKIFLLMFFVVILMVTYWARKQSSEQFIPLVDKTTNASHKLSKVSMGRPPTNVVVDLVKIQDFHKRLNVLGSGQAFASVELTPWSSGVINKFFVSAGTKVQVGDVIAKLDSKKEEIAAAKAKVQRDNSASTLSRILKLRASKTATEVQEINARLELDNANLALRNAELDLDRRTIRTPISGTVGILPIDEGNAVALNTVIGRVENRERILVDIWVPERYASHIHKGDEVTATLMAQPDKTFVGHIYAIDNVINPESRTLHVQIEIKNEKDTLMSGMSFSVALQFYGDLLPVVNPLAVQWNSKGSFVWRVRDGKVEPIPVSIIQHKADQVFVKAALKSGDQIVIKGVQMLYPGSQVTIDDSKARQQQLLSLPEQDVQ, encoded by the coding sequence ATGGAGTTTTCAAAAAAAATCTTTCTACTAATGTTTTTCGTTGTCATTTTGATGGTTACTTATTGGGCAAGGAAACAGAGTTCGGAACAATTCATTCCATTAGTGGATAAAACAACAAATGCATCGCATAAACTTTCAAAAGTTTCCATGGGAAGGCCGCCAACAAATGTTGTTGTTGATCTTGTAAAAATTCAAGATTTTCATAAACGGTTGAATGTTCTTGGGAGTGGGCAAGCCTTTGCTTCGGTGGAGTTAACTCCTTGGTCATCAGGTGTTATTAATAAGTTTTTTGTATCGGCTGGCACAAAAGTACAAGTGGGTGATGTCATTGCAAAGCTTGATTCTAAAAAGGAAGAAATAGCTGCTGCAAAAGCAAAAGTACAACGTGATAATAGTGCATCAACACTTTCACGTATTCTTAAATTACGTGCTAGCAAGACAGCAACAGAAGTTCAAGAAATTAACGCACGTTTAGAGTTGGATAATGCGAATTTAGCTTTGCGTAATGCTGAATTAGATCTTGATCGGCGAACAATTCGTACGCCGATTAGCGGGACTGTTGGCATTTTACCCATTGATGAGGGCAATGCTGTAGCTCTTAATACTGTAATAGGTCGTGTTGAAAATAGAGAACGTATTTTAGTCGATATATGGGTTCCTGAACGGTACGCATCGCATATTCATAAAGGAGATGAAGTGACTGCGACATTAATGGCACAGCCGGATAAAACTTTTGTTGGTCATATTTATGCGATTGATAATGTCATTAATCCAGAAAGCCGCACACTTCACGTTCAGATTGAAATCAAGAATGAAAAAGATACACTTATGTCTGGTATGTCTTTTTCTGTTGCGTTGCAATTTTATGGTGATTTGCTTCCTGTTGTTAATCCTCTTGCGGTTCAATGGAACAGCAAAGGATCATTTGTTTGGCGTGTGAGAGATGGGAAGGTAGAACCCATTCCAGTATCAATTATTCAGCATAAAGCAGATCAAGTGTTTGTGAAAGCAGCCCTGAAAAGTGGTGATCAAATTGTCATTAAGGGAGTACAGATGCTTTATCCAGGAAGTCAGGTAACAATTGATGATTCAAAAGCCCGTCAACAGCAATTATTATCACTTCCTGAGCAGGATGTACAATGA